GTGTTTGTAGAAGTGGTCCTAACAATGGAGACTTTAGGAACAGTAGAGGATGTCCACGTGGCACCTTCTGATTGGTGTAGGGTGATGGGTTGACCATCTAAGATGAGTTGAAGACGGTCTATGTGGTCTTCCCATGTGGCTGTTTTGAGGGCCCCAACAAAGAGTTGGTGATTGTGAAAGAGAATAGCTATGGATTGGACCCAAGTGAAGTCTCTCTTCATGTTGTTGTTTCTTCTGCCTATGAAGTGGCCGTTTATGTGGAGGTTGGGATCGGATACGAGGCAGAAGTTTCTGTCTTTCTTGCCATGGAAGTAGAAAGTGATTCCATCGCCACCAACGAATCGAGGATCTTGGCAAACAGCTCCTGGTCTGTCACACTCTGCCACTCATTCAACACAATATTAGTAATAAGCTTTTAATAACTCATCACTGTTGTTATCATTGTTGTCAAATATGAaagattcaaatttaaatagatGTAATCGAGTGAGTGtaatatcaaaaaaataaattaggttTGACTCTGCTAAATCttgaatattttacatattttaaccatTGTTCTGTCTTaaatttgtttcttcaccaaatcaCTTTTCTCTAAGGTTTAAAtggttattataaatttttttgttattgaagGTTGTCCTTTTCCCCCCCTCCCATTTTTGTTTTCAAGGGGACAAATCACTACTAAGAGGTGTATgattatgatatttattttagaatcgAGAGTTATGTATTACTAAAAGACTTACTGCAAACTGGTTTGCAAGTGACGCAATCAACCTCACAGCCACGGGGGCAGGCGTTGGGACAAACATGTTCCATGTTGTAACACTTAGAGTAGTTTTTGTTCCTGCATGTTGCTGTTCTTGGCAACGTGGGAGGAGGATTAGTACTGGGAGGTGTTGATGGTGATGGAGTTGTTGGAGAAGGCGTTGATGATGATGGTGGGGGATTTGCAGGAGTAGGAGTTGAAGATGAAGGTGGTGGGTTCTCAGGTGGAGAAGGGGTAGGAGGAGTTGGAGATGAAGGTGGTGAATTCTGAGGCGTAGAAGGGGTAGTTGGAGATGAGGGTGGTGGATTCTGTGGTGTAGAAGGAGTCGAGGGTGGTGGATTTTTTGGTGTAGAAGGAGTTGAGGGTGGTGGGTTTTCTGGTGTAGAAGGAGAGGGTGGTGGATTCTTTGGTGTAGAAGGAGTTGTTGGAGTTGAGGGTGGTGGATTGTCTTGTGTAGAAGGTGGTGGATTTTGTGGTGTAGAAGGAGTTGAGGGTGGTGGATTTTGTGGTGTAGAAGGTGATGAGGGTGGTGGATTCTGTGGTGGAGAAGGAGTTGAGGGTGGTGGATTCTGTGGTGTAGAAGGAGATGAAGGTGGTGGATTTTGTGGTGTAGAAGGTGTTGAGGGTGGTGGATTCTGTGGTGTAGAAGGAGATGAAGGTGGAGGGTTGGCAGTCCCAACACAAATGGGTTTGCAAGAAGCACACTCCACTGTACACTGATCAGGGCAAAACTTAGGGCATACATGCACTAAATTATAGCAATGCTTGTACTTCTTTATATTGCAGCTGGCATGGCTAGGATTATTGGCAATTCCAGGGGGAGTAGCCCCTGCACCTGCCACTACCACCACTATGATACCCACCAAAACCTTAACAATTGTTTCAGCCATATTCAAGGTTGTTATTCTTAGATCAAGTAGCTATTAGCTCTTCAGTTTGTGTGAGAATATCATGTTATCAGCATTGCCTCTTATAGACAccaaaaatctataaattaatGAGTTGAAGAGCTGTACACATGACTAGAAATCCACGAGTTTCGGATTTTGTTCTCAAAATTTTCTTATCAGAACAAAGTATTAAAATAGTTGGAATTACTTTTTGTTCTGTACATGATGATACATACATTTGGAATGGCTTTAAAAGTGAGTATGACATCTCTTTAGTATGACGTAAAGGAATCCATTAATGTTGCACCTAAAAATATGGGAtgctttgttgttttgttttcaaaCTTTCCTTTAACTTTCTTTTGGTCACCACTTTCCATCACTGTGTGAGGAGTTTGAATACATCAAATCATAATTCTATATGACTTCAATGCGAATTTTACATCCATCCAATTGTTTATTTGGTCACACTAACTTCAATTTAGGGTGTGAAAGCGAGACAATACTAATCTATTTGAGTTTGTCTCCCTTAACTTTTGTTATTTGATCACACTAACTTtttgttaaaactattttattcttcTAAAAATTGTCAAACAATTATTAAACAGTGTCAAAAAACCTTTttactcaaattatttttataatattttgatttctaaattaaacaaagttcattcattttattttgttatacaTGCActcaatgtttttgaatttttaagtCAATTCTCTTGCTCCcatttaatattgattaattactatatttttcttttctaacttaagctataatttaatttcatgtttCTTTGTCCatgaaagatttaattttgacattttatttgatgtgaatcttaatcttttatttacttaatttatttcaattttattattagtggTAGATGAATGCAAGAAAAATGTTAAACACTAAAACAAGATTATTGTAATAatgtttgtataattttttttctcagtaTTTTGTTTATGTGGGCAAATCATTATGAGCACGAGCTAACAAAATTAGTCCGCAATTCGTATGCTGGATTAATCAACCTAGTATGTTCTTTGCAGGCTAAATAAAGGACAatccaaaaaacaaaacaaaaaggtcAACCTGCATTGTTATCTTTATCTTCAATAATCTCaatactcaaaatttaattaaacaactaatcttaaataatttttaaattatgtttgttttattgttagaaaaattatattgttatatatgtcTTAAATGCATAGTTACCCAACCTCGGAGTTGTTATCATAAATCAAAATGTATACCATGTATTTATAGGTTTTCTTTactatatattcaattttttcattgtGAAATCTAAAATCGCACTTGTATTTTATAATTCGaatgaaaattacttttttacatttattttactttGCTTTTCATGTATTTGGAGCTGTCGGAGGGTGAgactatttatattaattagtctattataattttatcaattatttatttatagttaatataatttatttattaatttatgtatttaaggttaatttttaaagaatGACTTTAATTAATTCCAGTTAATCACTTATGACGTAGATAAAAAGGAAAACATGAAAGCGAAAGggaaatatagaaatatataatCGGACTAGTATTTATTTAGACACTTTAATGAGATATTATACATACAACCTATATGACTATGACATTAGAcgaaaattattgttaaaaatgaTTGAGAGCAAGTTGGGTAGGAACCAATCTAGATAGGTAAAAGGTTGTTTCTGTATGGTATGTTTTTCGTCTAACACCACACAACTCCTTTAGTCTTAGTCTAATAGGTCTAAGACTAAGAAATCAGTTCCTTGACCACGTCCAGCCTTTACCTTTATAATCAGTAAGAGTGCTATAAATCCAATCGACGTTGGGCCTAATCTGGTTCAATCCAGTAGCTAATCTTTCACTAACAAgttttacaataaattaaaaatcaactttaatgatgaaatattattagttactataatgatcaatttatatatcaatttaaaaaataaaaattgataattaaaatagtcactaataataataaaaaattataattggtatataaattggtttataaaatttagttaccAAAGTTTTAACTATGAAAggaaattgatcactaaatatTAGTTACCAAAGTTTTTACTatcaaaaaaattgatttctagattagtttttaattaattagtgaccaatttaacgacta
This portion of the Vigna unguiculata cultivar IT97K-499-35 chromosome 6, ASM411807v1, whole genome shotgun sequence genome encodes:
- the LOC114189022 gene encoding mucin-5AC gives rise to the protein MAETIVKVLVGIIVVVVAGAGATPPGIANNPSHASCNIKKYKHCYNLVHVCPKFCPDQCTVECASCKPICVGTANPPPSSPSTPQNPPPSTPSTPQNPPPSSPSTPQNPPPSTPSPPQNPPPSSPSTPQNPPPSTPSTPQNPPPSTQDNPPPSTPTTPSTPKNPPPSPSTPENPPPSTPSTPKNPPPSTPSTPQNPPPSSPTTPSTPQNSPPSSPTPPTPSPPENPPPSSSTPTPANPPPSSSTPSPTTPSPSTPPSTNPPPTLPRTATCRNKNYSKCYNMEHVCPNACPRGCEVDCVTCKPVCKCDRPGAVCQDPRFVGGDGITFYFHGKKDRNFCLVSDPNLHINGHFIGRRNNNMKRDFTWVQSIAILFHNHQLFVGALKTATWEDHIDRLQLILDGQPITLHQSEGATWTSSTVPKVSIVRTTSTNTVLVEVEGRLRVTAKVVPITEEDSRIHNYGITKEDCFAHLDLGFKFFTLSNEVSGVLGQTYKANYVSRVDVAANMPVMGGGKEFETTTLFSPDCSVSRFIGKNELTEGDSFII